In Anaerolineales bacterium, one DNA window encodes the following:
- a CDS encoding glycosyltransferase: MKIILPTIGTRGDVQPYIALALGLQKAGHDVTLASHPCMRGLVESYGVNFAPMGPDIDIGHEAAMIRANAPHFMVGFMRVMKFSFAMLEQSHAGLLETCRGTDLVIVSHSAAGRMEADKLGLPTVSVTLMPEAIPAKDPKDSFLKRALMGLAGAGMGMLMTRPIDKIRKRAELPPMGPTGITSETLNLIPLSPQISPPNPLWEPRHRLTGYWFAPAPETWTPPDDLAAFLEAGEPPVVVSLGAMALSGEDSLDAAQITLAAVQQAGFRAIVQGWDEAMKQLPIPSNVFHAGSIPHDWLLPRASGLVHHGGFGTTASGFSAGIPMLVIPHIIDQFIWGGKVAQLGVGPQPISRPKLNAANMAVALRQMQSPEMRQKAADLGAAIRAEPDGVTKAVRLIEELIRVEPK, encoded by the coding sequence ATGAAAATCATCCTCCCCACCATCGGCACGCGCGGCGATGTGCAGCCTTACATCGCCCTGGCGCTCGGATTGCAAAAGGCCGGGCATGACGTCACCCTCGCCAGCCACCCTTGCATGCGCGGGCTGGTCGAATCCTATGGCGTGAACTTCGCTCCTATGGGGCCGGACATCGACATCGGCCACGAAGCGGCCATGATTCGCGCCAATGCCCCGCACTTTATGGTTGGCTTCATGCGCGTGATGAAGTTTTCCTTCGCCATGCTCGAACAATCGCACGCCGGCCTGCTGGAAACCTGCCGCGGCACAGATTTGGTCATCGTCTCGCACTCCGCCGCTGGACGCATGGAAGCCGACAAACTCGGCCTGCCCACCGTCAGCGTGACCCTGATGCCGGAAGCCATCCCGGCCAAAGACCCAAAGGACTCTTTCCTCAAGCGCGCCCTGATGGGCTTGGCCGGGGCAGGGATGGGCATGCTGATGACCCGCCCAATTGACAAGATTCGCAAACGAGCCGAACTGCCGCCGATGGGGCCGACCGGAATCACCTCCGAGACCTTGAACCTGATTCCGTTAAGCCCGCAGATTTCCCCGCCTAACCCGCTCTGGGAGCCGCGTCACCGCCTGACCGGTTACTGGTTCGCCCCTGCGCCCGAAACCTGGACTCCACCCGATGATTTGGCCGCCTTCCTCGAGGCAGGCGAGCCGCCAGTGGTGGTCAGCCTGGGAGCGATGGCGCTCAGCGGCGAGGACTCGCTTGATGCGGCGCAAATCACGCTTGCTGCAGTGCAACAGGCTGGCTTCCGCGCCATCGTCCAGGGCTGGGACGAGGCGATGAAGCAATTGCCCATCCCCTCGAACGTCTTCCACGCCGGTTCCATCCCACACGATTGGCTGCTGCCGCGTGCCAGCGGTCTCGTCCATCACGGCGGCTTCGGCACGACTGCCTCCGGCTTCAGCGCCGGGATTCCAATGTTGGTCATCCCGCACATCATTGACCAATTCATCTGGGGCGGCAAGGTCGCGCAATTGGGCGTCGGGCCGCAACCGATTTCGCGCCCCAAACTCAATGCGGCGAACATGGCCGTCGCCCTGCGCCAGATGCAGTCCCCCGAAATGCGCCAGAAAGCCGCCGACCTGGGCGCAGCCATCCGCGCCGAACCAGACGGGGTGACGAAGGCGGTGCGGTTGATTGAAGAACTTATCCGAGTGGAGCCAAAATGA